Genomic window (Wenzhouxiangella marina):
CTTTGCCGGCGCCGTGGATCTCGTCGTCTGCGATGGTTTCTCCGGCAACATCCTGCTCAAGGGTGCCGAGGGCGCCATTCGCCTGCTGTTCGAGCGGATGCGCGAGGAGTTCCAGGGCACCCTCGGCGGCATGGTGGCGCGACGCGGAATGAAACGACTGCATGACAGACTCGATCCAGCCCGTCATAATGGCGCTCCGATGCTGGGCGTGCGCAAGACCGTGATCAAGAGCCACGGCAGCGCGTGCAGCCGAGGTTTCGCAAGAGCGATCTCGCTGGCGGCACTGGAAGTCGAACGCGACCTGATCAATCGGCTCGATGAGCAACTCTGGGCCAGCTACTAGGCTCTGAAGTACGACAACATAACGAGACAAGAATCAGTCCAGAACGATGTGCCGACTGGGTAGTCGGCCACGCCATGGGCATGGGGACCCGAATCGATGTATGCGCGAATCGCAGGAACCGGCAGCCATCTGCCCGAGCGAGTAATGACCAACAAGGATCTCGAGTCGCTGGTCGACACCAGCGATCAGTGGATCCGGGAGCGAACCGGCATCGCAGAGCGCCGCATCGCCGCCGAGGGTGAGACCACCTGTGATCTGGCCGAGCAGGCCGCTCGCAAGGCGCTCGACGCGGCCGGACTGACCGGCGCCGACATCGACCTGTTGATCGTCGGCACGACCACCCCCGACCTGGTCTTCCCTTCAACTGCCTGTCTGCTGCAGCACCGTCTCGGAGCGGCAGAATGTGCCGCCTTCGACGTCAATGCCGCCTGTTCCGGATTCATCTACGCCATGTCCGTGGCCGACCAGTTCATTCGTGCCGGCTCGGCCAGCAAGGTCCTGGTCGTCGGAGCGGAAACCCTGACCCGCATGCTCGACTGGAACGATCGGGGCACTTGCGTGCTGTTCGGGGACGGCGCCGGTGCGGCCGTGCTGGTGGCCGATTCCGAGCCCGGCATCCTGTCCACCCACATCCACGCCAACGGCGGCTATGGCGACCTGCTCTGCACCGAGGTCGGCGTCTCGACCGGTTTCAAGGCCGAAGAGCGCGGTGGGGTGCGCGTGTCGATGCGCGGCAACGAAGTATTCAAGGTCGCCGTCAATACCCTGGGCCGCATCGTGGACGAGACCCTGGCCGCCAACCAGCTGGAGAAATCCGACCTGGACTGGCTGATTCCCCATCAGGCGAATCTCCGCATCATCAAGGCCACGGCAAAGAAACTGAACATGTCGATGGATCAGGTGATCGTGACCGTCGACAAGCATGGCAACACCTCTGCGGCTTCCGTGCCGCTGGCGCTGGACGAAGCCATCCGCAGCGGACGGGTCAAACGCGGAGAGAAGCTTCTGCTGGAGGCCTTCGGCGGCGGTTTCACCTGGGGTGCCGCGCTGGTCGTCTATTGAAGCCCCATCGGGGCTGACTACCGTCTTCCCGTTTTCTTTTCATCGCTGAAGGACCGACCGTCATGAGCGATTTCGCATTCGTTTTTCCCGGGCAGGGTTCGCAGAGCGTCGGCATGCTGTCCGACCTGGCAGCCCGGCATCCCGAGGTCCAAGCGACCTTTGTCGAAGCCAGCGAGGCGCTGGGCGAGGATCTCTGGACCCTGAGCCAGAGTGGGCCGGCAGAACGCCTGAACCAGACGGCGATCACCCAACCGGTCATGCTGGCCGGAGGCATCGCCACCTGGCGGGTCTGGCAGTCACTCGGCGGCCGGGCGCCTCGGCTTCTCGCCGGCCACAGCCTCGGCGAATACGCCGCCCTCGTCGCGGCAGGGTCCATGAACTTCGGTGACGCCATCAAGGTGGTGGCCGAGCGCGGTCGCCTGATGCAGGCCGCCGTCCCCGAAGGTCAGGGCGCGATGGCCGCGATTCTGGGACTCGACGACGAAGTGGTCGAAGCCCTTTGTCGCGAAGTCGCCGAAGGGCAGGTGGTGTCGGCCGCCAACTACAACAGCCCCGGGCAGCTGGTGATCGCCGGCGAGGCCACCGCCGTCGAGCGGGCCATGCACAGCGCCAAGGAAGCCGGCGCGCGGCGGGCGGTGATTCTGCCGGTCAGCGTGCCGTCGCACTGCGCGCTGATGAAACCGGCGGCCGAACAGCTCGCCGCGACCCTGGCCGAGGTCGAGATCGGGCCACCTTCGATCCCCGTGCTGCATAACGTCGATGTCCAGTCGCGCATGGAAGGGGCATCGATTCGGGAAGCGCTCGTGGCTCAGATGCATTCGCCCGTACGCTGGACCGCGACGGTTCGGGCACTGGCCGAGGCAGGCATCGACCGGGTGGCGGAATGTGGCCCCGGCCGGGTCCTGGCCGGTCTCGGACGACGTATCGAACGCAGCCTGAACTGGGCCGCGCTGGAAGATCCCGAACAGATCACCAGCTGCGCCGCCGAGTGGGACCAGAGCGGCAACTGACCGTCAGCAAACGAGGAGGAGTCAATGGAGTTCGAAAACGCACAACGCATCGACGGGCAGGTCGTCCTGGTCACCGGCGCGAGTCGTGGCATCGGCCAGGCGACCGCCGAATGGCTGAGCCGGATGGGTGGCCAGGTCTTCGGTACCGCAACCTCGCAGGCCGGGGCGGATGCCATTTCCGAGCGCCTGGGCGAAGGTCGGGGCCTGGTGCTCGACGTGACCGATGGCGACGCGGTCCAGGCGACCATCGCCGCCGTCAACGAGCAGGCTGGCCCGATCACCGTTCTGGTCAACAACGCGGCCATCACCCGCGATCAACTGCTGATGCGCCTCAAGGACGAGGACTGGGAGGCCGTGCTGGACACCAACCTGACCGGCGCCATGCGCATGACCCGCGCCTGCCTGCGCGGCATGCTGAAGGCGCGCGGCGGGCGCATCATCAACGTGTCGTCGGTGGTCGGTTATGCGGGCAATCCGGGGCAGGGCAACTATTGCGCCGCCAAGGCGGGCCTGGCCGGCTTCAGCCGCGCGATCGCCCACGAGGTCGGCTCGCGGGGCATCACCTGCAACGTGGTGGCGCCCGGCTTCATCGACACCGACATGACTCGAGCGCTCGACGAGCAGCAGCGCGAGCGCCTAACGGGTACAATTCCGCTCGGGCGTCTGGGTGAGCCGGAGGACGTTGCCGCCTGCGTAGGATTCCTGGCCAGCCCGGCCAGTGCCTACGTCAGCGGGCAAACCCTGCATGTCAACGGCGGAATGTACATGACCTGATGGTTCAGGTGTACTTCATAACTATCTGAAATCACGAATTTCATAATAAAAACATGGTAGAACCCGATCCGCAGAAAGGGTCGGTTCAACTGGTCATCGACCGCGTTGTTCACTACAATGGCGCGGCTTTGGAAAACCCCCTTAGAGGACAAGCAACATGAGCAGCATTGAAGATCGCGTCAAGAAAATCGTCATCGAGCAGCTGGGCGTCAAGGAAGAGGAAGTGACTCCGAGCGCGTCCTTCGTGGACGATCTGGGTGCCGATTCGCTGGACACCGTCGAACTGGTGATGGCCCTGGAAGAAGAGTTCGAGTGCGAGATTCCGGACGAAGAGGCCGAAAAGATCACCAGCGTTCAGCAGGCGATCGATTACATCAAGGCCAACGTCGACAAGTAAGTCGTATGTGGGAGCCCAAGACGACAATCCGGGTGACGATGGGCATGCTCATCGTCGCCACAAACGCGGCGGGTGATCAGCATGAAAGGTGACCGTCGAATCGTCGTCACCGGCCTTGGCATGGTGAGTCCCGTGGGCAACGACGTGCCCAGCGCCTGGGACGCCATCAAGGCCGGCCGAAGCGGGATCGGACCGCTGACTGCCTTTGACTGCGAGCGCTTCCCGGCGAAGATCGCGGGGGAAATCCGCGATTTCGACCTGGACGCCTACCTGTCACCCAAGGAGGCACGCAAGTCCGACCCCTTCATCCACTACGGGATGGCTGCGGCCATCCAGGCGATCGAGGACGCCGGTCTGGGCGAGCAGCCCGACGAGGCCGAGCGCTTCGGAGTCGCCATCGGAGCGGGAATCGGTGGCATCCAGACCATCGAGCAGACCTACCAGACCTATCTCGATAGCGGTCCGAGGCGGATTTCTCCGTTCTTCGTGCCCGGCTGCATCATCAACATGGTCGCCGGGAACATCTCCATCCGCTATGGTTTCAAGGGCCCGAACATCTCCATCGTGACGGCCTGCACCACGGCAACGCACAACATCGGCGAAGCCGCTCGCATGATTGCCTACGGCGACGCCGACGTCATGGTCGCCGGTGGTGCCGAGTACGGTACGACGCCGACCGCTTACGGCGGCTTCACCGCGGCACGTGCGCTGTCGACGCGAAACGACGATCCCGAAGCGGCCTCCCGGCCCTGGGATGTCGACCGGGATGGTTTCGTGCTCAGCAACGGCGCGGGCGTCGTCGTCCTCGAGGAATACGAGCACGCGCGCAAACGTGGTGCCAGGATCTACGCCGAAGTGATCGGTTACGGCCGCAGCGCCGACGCCTATCACATGACCTCGCCACCCGAGGGCGGGGAAGGGGCTGCGCGCTGCATGAAGAATGCCCTGAACGACGCCGGCCTCAATCCGGATGACGTCGACTACATCAACGCGCATGGCACGTCCACCCTGGTCGGTGACCGGGCGGAGTGCGAGGCCATTCGGGGATTGTTCGGTGCCGAGGTCGGCAAACTGATGATCAGTTCGACCAAGTCGATGACCGGACATCTGCTGGGTGCGGCCGGCGGGGTGGAAGCGATCTTCACCATTCTGGCCCTCGATGAGGGCGTGGTGCCGCCGACGATCAACCTCGATCAGCCGGACCCGGCCTGCGAAGGCCTGGACCTCGTGCCCAAGGAGGCCCGTCAGGCTCCGATCGAGGTTGCCCTGTCCAATTCCTTCGGTTTCGGTGGCACGAACGGCTCGCTGCTTCTGCGGCGCCTGGCCTGACCCGCCAAGCCAGCGCCCTCATGTCCAGCATGGACGTCGCATGGTCCGAGCGCCTGAGTTCGGCGCCGGACCTGCTCGCCGTGCATCGGGCCCGACCGGACGACTGGCCCTTTCTGCTGGCCAGTACCGCAACCTCTCCGAAGCTGGGGCGCTACTCCCTGTTGCTGTTCCAATCCGGGCCCGGCTTCGGTCTGTCCCAGCCCGCGCCCGGAGAACGTGTCCAGGCCTGCCCCGATTTCTTCCGACGTCTGTCGGGCCTGGTCGAAGCGGCGAACCCCGCTCCGAGCACTCGCTGGCCCTTCATCGGCGGCTGGTTCGTGTATCTCGGTTACGAACTGGCCGTATCGATCGAGCCGACCCTCGAACTCCCGGCAGCCGATGACGAACTGCCCGTGGCCTGGGTCAGTCCCTGTCCGGCCGCCCTGATCATCGATCACACGCTGGGCCATTGCGACCTGGTGGCAGAGAGCGAAGCCATGCTCGACGCCGCTCGAAGCTCACTGCAGGCCGCACTTCGATCACCCTCGACGTCGACAGGCATTCCCCGACTCGCGCTGGACTCCGATCCCGGCGGGCGCTTCAAGGCGGGTGTCGAACGGATCCGGGAGTGGATCCTTGCCGGAGATGTCTTCCAGGTCAATCTCTCCCGGGCCTGGCGCGGGGAAGCCGCGCGGGAGATCGACGCCAGCGCCGTGTTCGAGGCCCTGGCCGAGGCCAATCCCGCGCCCTTCGCGGGACTGGCGAAACTGCCGGGTGCAACCGTGGTCAGTTCCTCACCCGAGCGCCTCGTTGAACTGCGGGGGCGAGACGTCCAGACCCGGCCGATCGCCGGCACACGTCCCCGTGGCGAGACCGATCACGCGGATCGCTCCCTGTCTGCCGAGTTGATGGGACACCCCAAGGAGCGCGCGGAACACATCATGCTGATCGATCTGGAACGCAATGACCTCGGACGGGTCTGCGAAGCCGGCTCGGTCGAAGTCGACGAACTGATGGTCGTCGAGAGCTATGCCCACGTGCATCACATCGTCTCGAACGTGCGCGGCCGGCTCCGGCCCGAGCTCGGTGCCGCGGAGCTGATCCGTGCCGTCTTCCCCGGCGGCACGATCACCGGATGCCCGAAGGTACGATGCATGGAGATCATCGCGGAGCTGGAAGCGCAGGGTCGCAGCTTCTACACCGGCTCCATGGGCTACCTGAGCCGTGACGGTCAGATGGATCTGAACATCCTGATCCGCAGTCTGTCCGTGTCGGGAAACCGCCTGGGCTTCCGTACCGGCGCGGGCATCGTCGCCGATTCCGATCCGGATGCCGAGCTGGCTGAAACCCAGGCCAAGGCGCGGGGGCTGCTGCGGGCGCTCGAGCCATGAGCAGGGCCCGGATCGACTGCCTGATCGACGGGCGGGCCGATGATCGTCTGCCTGCCGACGATCGCGGGCTGC
Coding sequences:
- the fabF gene encoding beta-ketoacyl-ACP synthase II, which encodes MKGDRRIVVTGLGMVSPVGNDVPSAWDAIKAGRSGIGPLTAFDCERFPAKIAGEIRDFDLDAYLSPKEARKSDPFIHYGMAAAIQAIEDAGLGEQPDEAERFGVAIGAGIGGIQTIEQTYQTYLDSGPRRISPFFVPGCIINMVAGNISIRYGFKGPNISIVTACTTATHNIGEAARMIAYGDADVMVAGGAEYGTTPTAYGGFTAARALSTRNDDPEAASRPWDVDRDGFVLSNGAGVVVLEEYEHARKRGARIYAEVIGYGRSADAYHMTSPPEGGEGAARCMKNALNDAGLNPDDVDYINAHGTSTLVGDRAECEAIRGLFGAEVGKLMISSTKSMTGHLLGAAGGVEAIFTILALDEGVVPPTINLDQPDPACEGLDLVPKEARQAPIEVALSNSFGFGGTNGSLLLRRLA
- the fabG gene encoding 3-oxoacyl-ACP reductase FabG; the encoded protein is MEFENAQRIDGQVVLVTGASRGIGQATAEWLSRMGGQVFGTATSQAGADAISERLGEGRGLVLDVTDGDAVQATIAAVNEQAGPITVLVNNAAITRDQLLMRLKDEDWEAVLDTNLTGAMRMTRACLRGMLKARGGRIINVSSVVGYAGNPGQGNYCAAKAGLAGFSRAIAHEVGSRGITCNVVAPGFIDTDMTRALDEQQRERLTGTIPLGRLGEPEDVAACVGFLASPASAYVSGQTLHVNGGMYMT
- the fabD gene encoding ACP S-malonyltransferase produces the protein MSDFAFVFPGQGSQSVGMLSDLAARHPEVQATFVEASEALGEDLWTLSQSGPAERLNQTAITQPVMLAGGIATWRVWQSLGGRAPRLLAGHSLGEYAALVAAGSMNFGDAIKVVAERGRLMQAAVPEGQGAMAAILGLDDEVVEALCREVAEGQVVSAANYNSPGQLVIAGEATAVERAMHSAKEAGARRAVILPVSVPSHCALMKPAAEQLAATLAEVEIGPPSIPVLHNVDVQSRMEGASIREALVAQMHSPVRWTATVRALAEAGIDRVAECGPGRVLAGLGRRIERSLNWAALEDPEQITSCAAEWDQSGN
- a CDS encoding beta-ketoacyl-ACP synthase III; this encodes MTNKDLESLVDTSDQWIRERTGIAERRIAAEGETTCDLAEQAARKALDAAGLTGADIDLLIVGTTTPDLVFPSTACLLQHRLGAAECAAFDVNAACSGFIYAMSVADQFIRAGSASKVLVVGAETLTRMLDWNDRGTCVLFGDGAGAAVLVADSEPGILSTHIHANGGYGDLLCTEVGVSTGFKAEERGGVRVSMRGNEVFKVAVNTLGRIVDETLAANQLEKSDLDWLIPHQANLRIIKATAKKLNMSMDQVIVTVDKHGNTSAASVPLALDEAIRSGRVKRGEKLLLEAFGGGFTWGAALVVY
- the acpP gene encoding acyl carrier protein, whose product is MSSIEDRVKKIVIEQLGVKEEEVTPSASFVDDLGADSLDTVELVMALEEEFECEIPDEEAEKITSVQQAIDYIKANVDK
- a CDS encoding aminodeoxychorismate synthase component I; protein product: MSSMDVAWSERLSSAPDLLAVHRARPDDWPFLLASTATSPKLGRYSLLLFQSGPGFGLSQPAPGERVQACPDFFRRLSGLVEAANPAPSTRWPFIGGWFVYLGYELAVSIEPTLELPAADDELPVAWVSPCPAALIIDHTLGHCDLVAESEAMLDAARSSLQAALRSPSTSTGIPRLALDSDPGGRFKAGVERIREWILAGDVFQVNLSRAWRGEAAREIDASAVFEALAEANPAPFAGLAKLPGATVVSSSPERLVELRGRDVQTRPIAGTRPRGETDHADRSLSAELMGHPKERAEHIMLIDLERNDLGRVCEAGSVEVDELMVVESYAHVHHIVSNVRGRLRPELGAAELIRAVFPGGTITGCPKVRCMEIIAELEAQGRSFYTGSMGYLSRDGQMDLNILIRSLSVSGNRLGFRTGAGIVADSDPDAELAETQAKARGLLRALEP